In Cyclopterus lumpus isolate fCycLum1 chromosome 9, fCycLum1.pri, whole genome shotgun sequence, a single genomic region encodes these proteins:
- the LOC117735866 gene encoding kelch-like protein 20 produces the protein MGMYNEQGAALEQPESRHMTIKKSQVGTPLSGRRQLSKLPPKDVFNDSMFMVGGWTQDDPCCLVEQFYPEYNEWRAAARMVNNRGRVAVGTLEGHIYAVGGEDAVRCYSSVERYTPDTDSWSADVAPLSSPRSGVCLVAMVGYLYAIGGHDGIAAMNTVERYDPQMNTWSKQAAMLGRRTRAVAAVLGGHLYVIGGSDGEMALNSVS, from the exons GGCGGCGCTGGAGCAGCCAGAGTCGCGCCACATGACGATCAAAAAGAGCCAAGTGGGGACCCCCCTCTCCGGGCGCAGGCAGCTCAGCAAACTGCCCCCCAAAGACGTCTTCAACGACTCGATGTTTATGG TCGGGGGATGGACCCAAGACGACCCGTGCTGCTTGGTGGAGCAGTTCTACCCCGAGTACAACGAGTGGAGAGCAGCAGCGCGCATGGTCAACAACCGGGGCAGAGTGGCCGTGGGCACGCTGGAAGGCCACATCTACGCGGTGGGAGGGGAAGACGCCGTCAGATGCTACAGCAGTGTGGAGAG gTACACCCCCGACACAGACAGCTGGAGTGCAGATGTAGCACCCTTGAGCAGCCCCCGCAGCGGAGTGTGTCTGGTGGCGATGGTCGGGTACCTGTACGCCATCGGAGGCCACGACGGCATCGCTGCCATGAACACTGTGGAGAG gtATGACCCACAGATGAACACATGGAGCAAGCAGGCCGCCATGCTGGGCCGGCGCACCAGAGCGGTGGCTGCCGTGCTGGGGGGTCACTTGTACGTGATCGGGGGGAGCGACGGCGAGATGGCTCTGAACTCGG TTTCATAG